The proteins below are encoded in one region of Deltaproteobacteria bacterium:
- a CDS encoding ABC transporter permease gives MGPYLLRRLAHMVPLLLGITFLSFFVINLAPGDFFSTLKMNPSIRPETIAELQRQFGYGEPLLTRYFKWLWRALHFDLGMSLAYRVNVAELIGMRVFNTVILSVASMVFTWSLAIPIGILVALRPDSFTDRVLSFVAFFGMSVPNFFLAFLLMYAALQTGWFPVGGSTSIDYDSLGVGGRLLDRAHHLILPVIVLGTSGMASLMRLMRANIIEMKRAEFLLTARAKGLPERVVVLKHILRNALNPFITLAGYELGSLLGGAALVEAVMNLQGLGTLMLDAVRSLDIYLVMASVLIGSLLLLIGNLFADVALTLVDPRIDFTRLEADR, from the coding sequence ATGGGACCGTATCTGCTGCGCCGGTTGGCGCACATGGTCCCGCTGCTGTTGGGGATCACCTTCCTCTCGTTCTTCGTCATCAACCTCGCGCCCGGGGACTTCTTCAGCACGCTGAAGATGAACCCATCAATCCGTCCCGAAACCATCGCCGAGCTGCAACGGCAGTTCGGTTACGGCGAGCCGCTGCTGACCCGCTACTTCAAGTGGCTGTGGCGCGCGCTGCACTTCGATCTCGGGATGTCGCTGGCCTATCGCGTCAACGTCGCCGAGCTGATCGGCATGCGCGTGTTCAACACCGTGATCCTGTCGGTCGCGAGTATGGTGTTCACCTGGAGCCTGGCGATCCCGATCGGCATTCTGGTCGCGCTGCGCCCGGACTCGTTCACCGACCGTGTGCTGTCGTTCGTCGCTTTCTTCGGCATGTCGGTGCCGAATTTCTTTCTCGCGTTCCTGCTGATGTACGCCGCGCTGCAAACCGGGTGGTTCCCGGTTGGCGGTAGCACCTCGATCGACTACGACAGCCTCGGCGTTGGCGGTCGGCTGCTCGATCGCGCGCACCATCTGATCTTGCCGGTCATAGTCTTGGGCACCAGCGGGATGGCGAGTCTGATGCGGCTGATGCGCGCCAACATCATCGAGATGAAGCGCGCCGAATTCTTACTGACCGCGCGCGCCAAGGGCTTGCCCGAACGCGTCGTGGTGTTGAAGCACATCCTGCGCAATGCCCTCAACCCGTTCATTACCTTGGCCGGCTACGAGCTGGGCAGCCTGCTCGGTGGCGCGGCGCTGGTCGAAGCGGTGATGAACCTGCAAGGGCTCGGCACGTTGATGCTCGACGCGGTGCGTTCGCTGGACATCTATCTTGTGATGGCGTCGGTGCTGATCGGGTCGCTGCTGCTGTTGATCGGCAACCTGTTTGCGGACGTGGCGCTGACGCTGGTCGATCCGCGTATCGACTTCACGCGGCTGGAGGCCGATCGATGA
- a CDS encoding nuclear transport factor 2 family protein produces the protein MSERMTIAKAYERALFAGRMDEVGRLFTDDIVYWVAGAPPIGGEWRGREAVLRAFANREFGLGAADWGYDEVWRDWYEADERVIVEIRERSWLKHAPDDAIDQRTCVVIKFRDDHICEMRDYSDAYLYESFRQRHPELPKFRGTV, from the coding sequence ATGAGCGAGCGTATGACCATTGCGAAGGCGTACGAGCGTGCCTTGTTCGCCGGGCGGATGGATGAAGTCGGTCGGCTTTTCACCGACGACATCGTCTATTGGGTTGCGGGTGCACCGCCAATCGGGGGCGAGTGGCGTGGACGCGAAGCGGTGCTGCGGGCGTTTGCCAACCGCGAATTCGGTCTCGGCGCGGCCGATTGGGGCTACGACGAAGTGTGGCGCGATTGGTACGAGGCGGACGAGCGAGTGATCGTCGAGATCCGCGAACGCAGTTGGTTGAAGCACGCGCCGGACGACGCCATCGATCAACGCACCTGCGTCGTCATCAAGTTCCGCGACGACCACATCTGCGAGATGCGCGACTACAGCGATGCGTATTTGTACGAATCATTTCGCCAGCGCCATCCTGAGCTGCCGAAATTTCGCGGCACAGTGTGA
- a CDS encoding glucose 1-dehydrogenase, producing MILDRFRLDNKVAIVTGASAGIGRGSALAFADAGAHVVCAARTPDRLERVADEVRSRGVRALAVPCDVNDERQIERVVARTVEEFGRIDIVVNNAGGTAPTAALDLSTRDFEAAFHFNVTTSFLLTRLAAPHLAKHEGSVINISSGLSHLVEIGFVAYGTAKAALSHMTRLLAHEFAPKIRVNALAVGATETDALSPFLAAAEGLRDQMVAMTPMARLGTPEDIACAVLYLASPAASWVTGKIFEVDGGTIASNWPFKMPTGL from the coding sequence ATGATCCTCGATCGTTTTCGGCTCGACAACAAGGTGGCCATCGTCACCGGCGCCAGCGCCGGCATTGGGCGCGGCAGTGCGCTGGCTTTCGCCGACGCCGGGGCGCACGTCGTCTGCGCGGCGCGCACGCCCGATCGACTTGAACGAGTTGCGGACGAAGTTCGCAGTCGCGGCGTACGCGCGCTGGCGGTACCGTGCGACGTCAACGATGAGCGGCAGATCGAACGCGTCGTGGCGCGCACCGTCGAAGAGTTCGGTCGCATCGACATCGTTGTCAACAACGCCGGCGGCACCGCGCCGACCGCCGCACTCGATCTCAGCACGCGCGACTTCGAAGCGGCGTTTCACTTCAACGTGACCACCTCGTTCCTGCTCACGCGGCTCGCCGCGCCGCATCTGGCGAAACACGAAGGGTCGGTGATCAATATCTCCAGCGGCTTGTCGCACCTGGTCGAGATCGGCTTCGTGGCGTATGGCACCGCGAAGGCGGCGCTGTCGCACATGACGCGCCTGCTGGCGCATGAGTTCGCGCCGAAGATCCGCGTCAACGCGCTCGCCGTCGGCGCCACCGAGACCGATGCGCTGTCGCCGTTTCTCGCCGCCGCCGAAGGCCTGCGCGATCAAATGGTGGCGATGACGCCGATGGCGCGCCTCGGCACGCCGGAAGACATCGCCTGCGCGGTGCTGTACCTCGCGTCGCCGGCAGCGAGCTGGGTGACCGGCAAGATCTTCGAAGTCGATGGCGGCACCATCGCCTCGAACTGGCCGTTCAAGATGCCCACGGGCCTGTGA
- a CDS encoding lipid-transfer protein: MGKGRRVFVIGVGMTKFERCEQDVRDLTKDAGTQALKDAAVDFDKIEQAFCGYVSGMSTLGQQCVYNIGMTGIPVYNVNNNCATGSTALFMGFNAIKFGQNECVLALGFEKMQKGPLENQLPGLQEVAKETTEKKQAPIAARMFGNGGRDHMEKYGTKPETFAKIAVKNHRHSVNNPRAQYREAFSLDEVLASRMVYDPLTLLQCCPTSDGAAAAVLVSEDYLRAHPHSGAIEILGMAMATDKFEDFARGNIGMIGMGMTERASQSVYEQAGLGPRDVQVIELHDCFSSNELITYEGLGLCKEGEGEKLVETDACTYGGKWVVNPSGGLLSKGHPLGATGIGQCAELTWHLRGQAEKRQVEGAKVALQHNLGLGGAGIVAMYAKK, encoded by the coding sequence ATGGGCAAAGGACGACGAGTGTTTGTGATCGGGGTCGGCATGACCAAATTCGAGCGCTGCGAGCAGGATGTGCGCGACCTCACCAAGGACGCGGGCACGCAGGCGCTCAAGGACGCGGCCGTTGACTTCGACAAGATCGAGCAGGCCTTCTGCGGCTACGTCAGCGGCATGAGCACGCTCGGCCAGCAGTGCGTCTACAACATCGGCATGACCGGCATCCCGGTCTACAACGTGAACAACAATTGCGCGACCGGCTCGACCGCGCTGTTCATGGGCTTCAACGCGATCAAGTTCGGCCAAAACGAGTGCGTGCTCGCGCTCGGGTTCGAGAAGATGCAAAAGGGGCCGCTGGAAAATCAGCTCCCAGGACTGCAGGAAGTCGCCAAGGAGACCACCGAGAAGAAGCAAGCGCCGATCGCCGCGCGCATGTTCGGCAACGGCGGCCGCGATCACATGGAGAAGTACGGCACCAAGCCCGAAACCTTCGCCAAGATCGCGGTGAAGAACCACCGCCACTCGGTCAACAACCCGCGCGCGCAGTATCGCGAAGCCTTCAGCCTCGACGAAGTGCTGGCATCGCGCATGGTGTACGACCCACTCACATTGCTGCAGTGCTGTCCGACCTCGGACGGCGCCGCCGCCGCGGTGTTGGTATCGGAAGACTATCTCCGTGCTCATCCGCATTCGGGCGCGATCGAGATTCTCGGCATGGCGATGGCCACCGATAAGTTCGAGGACTTCGCCCGCGGCAACATCGGCATGATCGGCATGGGCATGACCGAGCGCGCCTCGCAGTCGGTCTACGAGCAGGCCGGTCTCGGACCCAGGGACGTGCAGGTCATCGAGTTGCACGACTGCTTCAGCAGCAACGAGCTGATCACCTACGAAGGCCTCGGCCTGTGCAAGGAAGGCGAAGGCGAGAAGCTGGTGGAAACCGATGCCTGCACCTACGGCGGAAAATGGGTAGTGAATCCGTCAGGCGGATTGCTGTCGAAGGGACACCCGCTCGGCGCCACTGGGATCGGTCAGTGCGCGGAGCTGACGTGGCACCTGCGCGGCCAAGCGGAGAAGCGTCAGGTAGAAGGGGCGAAGGTGGCGCTGCAGCACAACCTCGGCCTCGGCGGCGCCGGCATCGTCGCGATGTACGCGAAGAAGTAG
- a CDS encoding SDR family oxidoreductase, translated as MRICTNHFASAILSCRNFAAQCEFRHAPAMARLGTPEDIACAVPYLASPVASWVTGKIFEVDGGPIASNWPFEMPTGL; from the coding sequence ATGCGTATTTGTACGAATCATTTCGCCAGCGCCATCCTGAGCTGCCGAAATTTCGCGGCACAGTGTGAGTTCAGACACGCGCCCGCGATGGCGCGCCTCGGCACGCCGGAAGACATCGCCTGCGCGGTGCCCTACCTGGCGTCGCCGGTCGCGAGCTGGGTGACCGGTAAGATCTTCGAAGTCGACGGCGGCCCCATCGCCTCGAACTGGCCGTTCGAAATGCCCACGGGGTTGTGA
- a CDS encoding ABC transporter substrate-binding protein yields MIARRGAAFGFAAWLAWGCASDPSTPTSTPAPVTASKRGQQLTTATISDPKTFNPILVTDSASGMALGDLFEALVRMNPKTTETEPQLAERWEYNADGTVCTFYLRKDVRWHDGKPFTARDVAFTYKAIFDDRVPNSTKHVLTIDGKPIKVEAIDDFTVRFQLPRPFAPLLNSISTEIVPEHILGESLANGTFAQQWGIDTPPEKLIGTGPYRMAQYVPAQYVRFKRNPDYWKRDDSGQPLPYLEEQTLLIVPNQDTLFLKFRAGQTDIHQPRPEEIADLQRDSQQLNITVREIGIDTGTQFVVFNRSPKHYEREGKRDPQLTWFTDKHFLQGLAHAIDKQSMTVNCFSGYGVPAVADISPENKLFHNPNLADYSYNLDEARRVLAEGGYALKDGVLRDRDGNAIEFSLYTNSGNQLREQMSAILKEDWTKLGMKVNYRPLDFPALVEKIDTTFDWDAILIGFTGGIEPHNGANMLRSSGNLHMWNPNQTTPATDWEKTIDTLVEEGSRELDIEKRRRVYWKIQEILHIELPMIQTVRQRMFVAVKNYVQNYEPYVWGVYRPERIRIAE; encoded by the coding sequence ATGATCGCCCGACGCGGCGCCGCATTCGGTTTCGCCGCGTGGCTGGCGTGGGGTTGCGCGTCGGACCCCAGCACTCCGACCAGCACCCCGGCGCCGGTGACGGCCAGCAAGCGCGGACAACAACTCACCACCGCCACGATCAGCGACCCGAAGACATTCAATCCCATCTTAGTGACCGACAGTGCATCCGGGATGGCCCTTGGCGATCTCTTCGAGGCATTGGTTCGCATGAACCCCAAGACCACCGAGACCGAGCCGCAGCTCGCCGAACGCTGGGAGTACAACGCCGACGGCACCGTGTGTACGTTCTACCTGCGCAAAGATGTGCGCTGGCACGACGGCAAGCCGTTTACCGCGCGCGACGTGGCGTTCACATACAAGGCGATCTTCGACGATCGCGTGCCTAACAGCACCAAGCATGTGCTCACCATCGACGGCAAGCCGATCAAAGTCGAGGCGATCGACGACTTCACCGTGCGCTTTCAACTCCCGCGTCCGTTCGCTCCGCTGCTGAACTCGATCAGCACCGAGATCGTTCCCGAGCACATTCTCGGTGAATCGCTGGCCAACGGCACGTTCGCGCAGCAGTGGGGTATCGACACGCCGCCGGAAAAGCTGATCGGCACCGGGCCGTATCGCATGGCGCAGTACGTCCCCGCGCAGTACGTCCGGTTCAAGCGCAACCCGGACTACTGGAAGCGCGACGACAGCGGCCAGCCGCTGCCGTACCTCGAAGAGCAGACGCTGCTCATCGTGCCGAATCAGGACACGCTCTTCCTCAAGTTCCGCGCCGGTCAGACCGACATCCACCAGCCGCGCCCCGAAGAGATTGCCGATCTGCAGCGCGACAGCCAGCAGCTCAACATCACTGTGCGTGAGATCGGTATCGATACCGGGACGCAGTTTGTGGTCTTCAATCGCAGTCCCAAGCACTACGAGCGCGAGGGCAAGCGCGATCCGCAGCTGACGTGGTTTACCGACAAACACTTTCTCCAAGGGCTGGCGCACGCCATCGACAAGCAGTCGATGACGGTCAACTGCTTCAGTGGCTACGGCGTGCCCGCAGTGGCCGACATCTCGCCCGAAAACAAACTGTTCCACAATCCGAACCTCGCCGACTACAGCTACAACCTCGACGAGGCGCGCCGCGTCCTAGCCGAAGGCGGCTATGCCCTCAAGGACGGCGTGCTCAGAGATCGCGACGGCAATGCCATCGAGTTTTCGCTCTACACCAACTCGGGCAATCAACTGCGCGAGCAGATGTCGGCCATCCTCAAGGAAGACTGGACGAAACTGGGGATGAAGGTGAACTATCGGCCGCTGGATTTTCCCGCGTTGGTGGAGAAGATCGACACCACCTTCGATTGGGACGCCATCCTGATCGGCTTCACCGGTGGCATAGAGCCGCACAATGGCGCCAACATGCTGCGCTCGAGCGGCAACCTGCACATGTGGAACCCGAATCAAACGACGCCGGCCACCGACTGGGAGAAGACGATAGATACCTTGGTGGAGGAGGGATCGCGCGAGTTGGACATCGAAAAGCGCCGGCGCGTGTACTGGAAGATTCAGGAGATCTTACACATCGAGCTGCCGATGATTCAAACCGTGCGCCAGCGCATGTTCGTCGCGGTCAAGAACTACGTGCAGAACTACGAGCCGTATGTGTGGGGCGTCTACCGCCCCGAGCGGATTCGTATCGCGGAATGA
- a CDS encoding phosphotransferase family protein, whose translation MNPAEVQQRLAAFIARQVDADDVQIEGLRRVPGGASRETWSFDASYQQNGQAVCRALILRRDPGATSVQTNRREEFLLLQAAHASGVPVPRVFWLGDETESLGACFFIMERIDGETIARRLLRDEAYAPARRVMTRELGAILARIHRIDLAAHHLDFLPKPPPGESPAQAELDRYEQIFRGLAPDPHPAFELAFRWLRARLPSGARLALVHGDFRIGNVIFGAEGTRSILDWELAHLGDPMEDLGWMCVRSWRFGSDDKPVGGIGMRDEFFAAYADAGGGHVDPERVRFWEVFGNLKWATITVSQAHTYLSGGVRSVELASLGRRTAEMELELLNLLEGT comes from the coding sequence ATGAATCCGGCGGAGGTGCAGCAGCGGTTGGCGGCGTTCATCGCGCGGCAGGTCGACGCTGATGATGTGCAGATCGAGGGCTTGCGGCGGGTGCCCGGCGGCGCGTCGCGCGAGACCTGGTCGTTCGATGCGTCGTACCAACAGAACGGGCAGGCCGTGTGCCGGGCCTTGATCCTGCGCCGCGATCCCGGTGCGACTAGTGTGCAGACGAATCGTCGCGAAGAGTTTCTGCTGCTCCAGGCCGCGCACGCCAGTGGAGTGCCGGTGCCGCGGGTGTTCTGGCTCGGTGATGAAACCGAGAGCCTGGGCGCGTGTTTCTTCATTATGGAGCGCATCGACGGCGAAACCATCGCGCGGCGCTTGCTGCGCGATGAGGCGTACGCTCCCGCGCGTCGCGTGATGACGCGCGAACTCGGTGCCATCCTCGCTCGCATTCATCGCATCGATCTCGCCGCCCATCACCTCGACTTCCTGCCCAAGCCACCGCCTGGAGAGTCACCGGCACAGGCCGAGCTGGACCGCTACGAGCAGATTTTTCGCGGTCTCGCACCGGATCCGCATCCGGCCTTCGAATTGGCGTTTCGCTGGCTGCGTGCGCGGCTGCCGAGCGGCGCTCGGCTGGCGTTGGTGCACGGCGACTTCCGCATCGGCAACGTGATCTTCGGTGCCGAAGGCACGCGCTCGATCTTGGATTGGGAGCTGGCGCACCTCGGCGATCCGATGGAGGACCTGGGCTGGATGTGCGTGCGGTCGTGGCGGTTCGGCAGCGACGACAAACCCGTTGGCGGCATCGGCATGCGCGACGAATTCTTCGCGGCGTATGCAGACGCCGGCGGCGGCCACGTCGATCCCGAGCGCGTTCGCTTCTGGGAAGTGTTCGGAAATTTGAAATGGGCGACCATCACCGTCAGTCAAGCGCACACCTATCTCAGCGGCGGCGTGCGCAGCGTCGAGCTGGCGAGTCTCGGGCGGCGAACCGCGGAGATGGAGCTGGAGCTGTTGAACCTACTGGAGGGGACATGA
- a CDS encoding tetratricopeptide repeat protein, which produces MRSPIRHVSSPSWSPELQAEVLAPQAPPPEAAAMGHFLKAEIAANQGDQDRALKEYEQAVADDPNSAMLRVRLATLYVRSGMLNEALEQCRAVVDIDPQNVDARLLLAGIQSSLGHDQEAATEYETVLTLEPDHQEAQLLLGALYGQLQQYNRAIEVLRRLTKTNPDSFLGYYYLGRVYAADHQFDQAEKALREAMRLNPQSELVLIDLGLLYEAQKQPEKAIEYYQRALSTNPMSKAARKRLGGVYVGQKRLEEALSQFQELEKIEDNPQETRVKIGLIFFEKNDYERAATEFTLVLAADPSNDRVRYYLASVYSEMKVYDRAVDEFERIPASSEFYPDARVHIAYIRQQTGRVDDAIAETKRAINAKPDNAEVLNYLAALYREKGALADAIQLLEQLVANSPDNDKYCFTLGALYDEAGNKEQAVVEMRKAIEINPQNASALNYLGYTYAETGTNLDEAESLIRRALAIDPEDGFYLDSLGWVFYQRGNYDAAIEQLERAVERSGDDPTILEHLADAYGKAGRPAEALRLYRDALGRAKAADQPRLREKINILQGTNSGGERGS; this is translated from the coding sequence ATGCGCTCACCAATTCGTCACGTGTCGTCCCCCAGTTGGTCGCCGGAGCTGCAAGCCGAGGTGTTGGCGCCCCAAGCTCCGCCGCCCGAAGCCGCGGCGATGGGGCACTTTCTCAAGGCCGAGATCGCCGCGAACCAAGGCGATCAAGATCGGGCGTTGAAGGAGTACGAGCAGGCGGTGGCCGACGATCCCAACTCCGCCATGTTACGAGTGCGGTTGGCGACCCTCTACGTCCGCAGTGGCATGTTGAACGAGGCGCTCGAACAGTGCCGCGCCGTGGTCGACATCGATCCGCAAAACGTCGACGCGCGGCTGCTGCTCGCCGGCATCCAGTCGTCGCTCGGCCACGATCAAGAGGCCGCCACTGAGTACGAGACCGTGCTCACGCTCGAACCCGACCACCAAGAGGCGCAGCTGCTGCTCGGGGCGCTCTACGGCCAGTTGCAACAGTACAACCGCGCCATCGAGGTGTTGCGCCGCCTGACGAAAACGAATCCTGATTCGTTCCTCGGCTACTACTACCTGGGGCGCGTGTACGCCGCCGACCACCAATTCGACCAGGCCGAGAAGGCGTTGCGCGAGGCCATGCGGTTGAATCCCCAGTCGGAACTCGTCCTCATCGACCTCGGGCTATTGTACGAAGCGCAAAAGCAGCCTGAGAAGGCCATCGAGTACTATCAGCGGGCGCTGAGTACGAATCCGATGAGCAAGGCCGCGCGCAAACGGCTCGGCGGCGTCTACGTCGGCCAGAAGCGGCTCGAGGAAGCGCTGTCGCAGTTCCAGGAGCTGGAAAAAATCGAAGACAACCCGCAGGAGACGCGTGTCAAAATCGGCCTGATCTTCTTCGAAAAGAATGACTACGAACGCGCCGCCACGGAGTTCACCCTGGTGCTCGCCGCCGACCCCAGCAACGACCGGGTACGCTACTATCTGGCGTCGGTGTACAGCGAGATGAAGGTCTACGATCGCGCGGTCGATGAGTTCGAGCGTATTCCCGCCAGCAGCGAATTCTATCCCGACGCCCGTGTCCACATCGCCTACATCCGGCAGCAGACGGGCCGCGTCGACGACGCGATCGCTGAAACCAAGCGCGCCATCAACGCCAAGCCCGACAATGCCGAAGTCCTCAACTATCTCGCCGCGCTGTACCGCGAGAAGGGCGCGTTGGCCGACGCGATTCAATTGCTGGAGCAACTCGTCGCCAACAGCCCGGACAACGACAAGTACTGCTTCACGCTCGGCGCGCTCTACGACGAGGCCGGTAACAAGGAGCAGGCCGTCGTCGAGATGCGCAAGGCAATCGAGATCAATCCGCAGAACGCCTCCGCGCTCAACTACCTCGGCTACACGTACGCCGAAACGGGTACCAACCTCGACGAGGCGGAGAGCTTGATCCGTCGCGCGTTGGCCATCGATCCCGAAGACGGCTTCTACCTCGATAGCCTCGGCTGGGTGTTCTATCAGCGCGGCAACTATGACGCGGCGATCGAACAATTGGAACGCGCGGTCGAACGCTCGGGTGACGATCCCACCATCCTGGAACATCTCGCCGACGCGTATGGAAAGGCTGGGCGCCCCGCGGAGGCGCTGCGCTTGTATCGCGACGCGTTGGGACGCGCCAAGGCCGCCGATCAACCGCGCCTGCGCGAAAAGATCAACATCCTCCAAGGCACCAACAGCGGGGGCGAGAGGGGCTCGTGA
- a CDS encoding NAD(P)H-dependent oxidoreductase → MTTWHRLGTKTELLARVPCAVKLDRHGIALFFYQNAFRAIGSSCNHKGGPLCEGRLRDEFVMCPWHGWEYSVITGKGPAGYDEEQVPAFAVEERPDGVYVATPPRMPRKLVKHKPLHLLEEHSKAPGAPPRVLGISTTAMDAGNPRFSTSDALLQHALTHAKEALGADTQLIQLRDLQFRHCEGNYSKAARACTWPCAITERDPDDRLTPVYEGLVHWADVLLVATPIRWGNLSSLYYKMAERLNCVQNQITTHNRVLIKHKVAAFIITGGQDNVQGVAGQLLTFWGELGFAVPPFPFIAHSRGWDAEDMEQNVRKVRASVALREASAQLVTRALDHWRVLDHHRAELDKPMERSGRKAHRLAPPPEVSS, encoded by the coding sequence ATGACGACGTGGCATCGGCTCGGAACGAAAACGGAGTTGCTCGCGCGCGTGCCGTGCGCGGTCAAACTGGACCGCCATGGCATCGCGCTCTTCTTCTATCAGAACGCGTTTCGCGCCATCGGTAGTTCCTGCAATCACAAAGGTGGTCCGCTGTGCGAAGGACGTCTGCGCGACGAGTTCGTCATGTGTCCGTGGCACGGATGGGAGTACAGCGTCATTACCGGAAAGGGACCCGCCGGCTACGATGAGGAGCAGGTGCCGGCATTCGCGGTCGAAGAACGCCCCGACGGTGTCTACGTGGCGACGCCGCCGCGCATGCCTCGCAAGCTGGTCAAACACAAGCCGCTCCACTTGCTCGAGGAACATTCGAAGGCGCCTGGGGCACCGCCGCGCGTGCTCGGGATTTCGACGACGGCGATGGATGCCGGCAATCCGCGCTTCTCGACGTCGGATGCGCTCCTGCAGCACGCACTCACGCACGCGAAGGAAGCGCTCGGCGCCGATACGCAGCTCATCCAACTGCGCGATCTACAGTTCCGTCATTGCGAGGGCAATTACTCGAAGGCGGCGCGTGCGTGTACGTGGCCGTGCGCGATCACCGAGCGCGATCCCGACGATCGGCTCACACCGGTGTACGAAGGCTTAGTCCACTGGGCCGACGTCCTTCTGGTTGCCACGCCGATTCGCTGGGGCAACCTGTCGTCGCTGTACTACAAGATGGCCGAGCGCCTGAACTGCGTCCAGAATCAGATCACGACCCACAATCGCGTGCTGATCAAACACAAGGTCGCGGCCTTCATCATCACCGGCGGGCAGGACAACGTGCAGGGCGTGGCCGGCCAACTGCTGACGTTCTGGGGCGAACTGGGCTTCGCGGTGCCACCGTTTCCCTTCATCGCGCATTCGCGCGGCTGGGACGCGGAGGACATGGAGCAGAATGTCCGGAAGGTGCGTGCGAGTGTCGCGCTCCGCGAGGCGTCCGCTCAACTCGTCACCCGGGCGCTCGACCACTGGCGGGTCCTCGACCACCACCGTGCCGAGTTGGACAAACCAATGGAGCGCAGCGGTCGCAAGGCGCATCGCCTCGCCCCGCCGCCGGAGGTGTCGTCATGA
- a CDS encoding ABC transporter permease, giving the protein MKRGPGLTVSLSAGILAVLYLAAAAAPFVAPYDYTEQFRPFPHCPPSLWRLNPPSRWSESVFYTYAYQLESPTTRRYAALTDERVPVLLFHEGHLFTTPADGPKFFLLGTDGLGRDLFSRIVNGGRVSLTVGLVGVAISFTLGTLVGSFVGYLGGWIDNLTMRLVEIEMSLPSFYFLLALAAVIPGWIAPAMRFMLIIAIMSLISWAGFARIIRGMVSSLREGEYVIAARALGATRWRIVTRHLIPGTFGYTIVAATLAIPGFILGESALSLLGLGIQEPGASWGNLLAEAQNVQNLTKYPWILVPGLFIFVTIMSFNFLGDYLRDRLDPRGAQR; this is encoded by the coding sequence ATGAAGCGCGGACCGGGTCTGACCGTTTCGCTCAGCGCCGGCATCCTGGCGGTCTTGTATCTCGCCGCCGCCGCCGCGCCGTTTGTCGCGCCGTACGACTACACCGAGCAGTTCCGCCCCTTCCCGCACTGCCCGCCGTCGCTGTGGCGACTCAATCCGCCGTCGCGCTGGTCGGAGTCGGTCTTCTACACCTACGCCTACCAGCTCGAAAGCCCGACGACGCGCCGCTACGCGGCGCTGACGGACGAGCGGGTGCCGGTGCTGCTGTTTCACGAGGGGCATTTGTTCACGACTCCGGCTGACGGGCCAAAGTTTTTCTTGTTGGGCACTGATGGACTCGGGCGCGATTTGTTCTCCCGCATCGTCAACGGTGGGCGCGTCAGTCTCACCGTCGGCCTCGTCGGTGTGGCGATCAGTTTCACGTTGGGGACGCTGGTCGGCAGTTTCGTCGGCTACCTCGGCGGCTGGATCGACAACCTCACCATGCGCTTGGTCGAGATCGAGATGTCGCTGCCGTCGTTCTACTTTCTGCTGGCGCTGGCGGCGGTGATTCCGGGATGGATCGCGCCGGCGATGCGCTTCATGTTGATCATCGCGATCATGAGCCTGATCAGTTGGGCCGGGTTCGCGCGCATCATTCGCGGCATGGTGTCGTCGTTGCGCGAGGGCGAGTACGTGATCGCCGCGCGCGCGCTGGGCGCGACGCGCTGGCGCATCGTCACGCGCCATCTGATACCGGGCACCTTCGGCTACACCATCGTGGCCGCCACGCTCGCGATCCCGGGGTTCATTCTCGGCGAAAGCGCGCTGTCGCTGCTCGGCCTCGGCATTCAGGAACCGGGCGCGAGCTGGGGCAACTTGTTGGCCGAAGCGCAGAACGTGCAGAACCTGACCAAGTACCCGTGGATTCTGGTTCCCGGACTCTTTATCTTCGTGACCATCATGTCGTTCAATTTTCTCGGAGACTACTTACGCGATCGGCTCGATCCCCGCGGCGCGCAACGGTAA